In the genome of Hyphomicrobium sp. CS1GBMeth3, the window CCTTCATAGCCAGAGCCTCGGTGTTGCCGGACTCGCTACCATAGAGAATGGTCAGCGGCTGGCGCGGACGCGGCGCCTGCGCGACCGGCGCGATCGCGGCCCCACCCTGGGCCTGCGCAGCATCGAGGCCGGCCAGGAAGCCCGACAGCCAGCTACGCTGCAACGGCGTGGAGCGCTGAACGAGCTGGTTCAGCACATCGATGTCCTCGGCCGTAAACGGCGCGTTCTTTGGCAGAAACGGCACTGCGGTCACCCCGCACTCCTCCATTACCCTCTGGGCTCCCCGGACGACCGTGCGGCCGGCGAGAGTCTCTCTTACCCCCAGGTAAAATGGGGTTTACGCCACCACGCGGAACCCCAGCGCCCGGCATACACCACAGGAGAATAATATTCCATTGCTTTAAGGTCGTAGTCGAGCAATTGCAACGCTATTCCCTGCGTGAACGGTATATTAGGATAATAATTCCACTTTGGGTTCTGATTGCCGCCATCGGCCGCAAAACCCTGACGGAGACCGCTCAGGAGTTTACTGCGGAGCGTCATGAGGGTTCTGGTAACGCCTTCCTCGGCGCGTGTCACACGAACTCGTGACGCACTGTTACTTCACTATCCGGGGGGCGCTATGGTTATGTCAGGACAAGGCGATCGCGCTTGACAAGCTCGGCTCGATCCGCAGACTGAGCCGTCCAATCAAGACTGCTCAGGGGGACCCTCGGCGGGGCGCTCCACAAGGAAAGCAGCTTGCCGAAGCTTTAGGAGGAATTTACCCATGAAGACCTGGATCAAGCCCGCAGTTCGTGAGCAGGAAGTCGGCCTCGAGGTTACTTCGTACCTGCCGGCCGAGATCGACATCATCTAATCGATCCGCTCGCAACGCGTTTGAGCAATTCTGGCGCGGCGGTCGAACATTTCGGCCGCCGTCGCTGTTTGCGGCCTCCGGCCACCGTTTTCTACGGCCTCCGGCCATTATTACTGTCTGCGGTGCCGCTTTCGGCGAGGCCCGCCGCGTCAAAGCGAAATGAAACATGCTTATCAGGATCCTGGGGGCAGCTGCTGGCGGCGGCTTTCCTCAATGGAACTGTAGTTGCCGCAACTGTGCCGATGTCAGAGCTGGAAAGCTGGGCTTCCGGGCCCGCACGCAGTGCTCGCTCGCGGTTTCCGCGAACGGGATCGACTGGGTGTTGCTGAACACGGCGCCTGACCTGCGCCAGCAGATCAACGATACGCCCGAGCTCGGCGCCCGTGCGGACGGTGGTCTGCGCAACAGCCCGATCAAGGCGGCCGTGCTGACAGGCGGCGACGTCGATTTCATCGCGGGGCTGCTCAACCTGCGCGAGCTGCAGCCGTTCACGGTCTATGGCTCGTCGCGGGTGCTGGCGACGCTGGCCGATAACTCCGTGTTCAACGTGCTCGATCCCTCCGTCGTGGAACGGCGCGAACTCAACCTCGGATCCGCGACCGCCATTCATGGTGCGGGGGGCGATACGGGCCTCGTCATCGAGGCGTTCGCGGTGCCCGGCAAGATCGCGCTCTACCTCGAGAGCGGGGCGGCGTCCGATAATTACGGCAGCCGAGAGGGTGATGCGATCGGCCTCAAAATCTCGGCGCCCGAGACCGGCAAGCACTTTTTCTACGTACCGGGCTGCGCGACCCTCGATGCCGAGCTCGCCGAGCGCCTCAAGGACGCGCCGCTCGTGTTCTTCGACGGCACACTCTATACCGACGACGAGATGATCCGGCAGGGCCTCATGAAAAAGACAGGCCAACGCATGGGACATATCTCGATCTCGGGGGCCGAGGGCTCGATCACGGCGTTCGAGCCGCTCAACGTGGCTCGAAAGATCTACGTGCACATCAACAACTCGAACCCGGTGCTCGACGACAACTCGCCCGAGCGCCGCGCGACGGAAGCCGCCGGCTGGGAGGTCGGCTATGACGGAATGGAGATCAGGGTATGAGCGAGCGCCGTACAACTGCTGATGCGGGCG includes:
- the pqqA gene encoding pyrroloquinoline quinone precursor peptide PqqA; translation: MKTWIKPAVREQEVGLEVTSYLPAEIDII
- the pqqB gene encoding pyrroloquinoline quinone biosynthesis protein PqqB, producing the protein MLIRILGAAAGGGFPQWNCSCRNCADVRAGKLGFRARTQCSLAVSANGIDWVLLNTAPDLRQQINDTPELGARADGGLRNSPIKAAVLTGGDVDFIAGLLNLRELQPFTVYGSSRVLATLADNSVFNVLDPSVVERRELNLGSATAIHGAGGDTGLVIEAFAVPGKIALYLESGAASDNYGSREGDAIGLKISAPETGKHFFYVPGCATLDAELAERLKDAPLVFFDGTLYTDDEMIRQGLMKKTGQRMGHISISGAEGSITAFEPLNVARKIYVHINNSNPVLDDNSPERRATEAAGWEVGYDGMEIRV